The DNA window CCTTCAGGCCCTGAAATACCGTTAGGCAGCAAGATGAAATGAGCTATGAAGCCATTGTTAGGTAACAAGAATTCAAGTAAATTTAAAGACCAAATTGGCTTTATTCAGCGACTCATGGACGGGTGGCGGCCCCGCAGCAGGGAGAGCTCTGCCCAGCTCTTTGAAGACAGAAGGGCTGCGGTAAAGGAGTTTATTAATGGGGAGGGCGTGGTTTGGGGCAGAGTGGCCgtcttgggggtgggaggggtgtgTCGTGTAGACCGTCCGCCCCGTGCCGGCCAGCTGGCCCCATGCGGGCTGGTTAAAGGCTGCGCTCCTGGGGCGGAAACTAAGGTTTGAGTGGGGATCAGGTCGTGGTGTGCGGACGTGGGCCTCAGCCCGGTGACTTGGTTTAGGGCATGCTGTCTCCTTTTAACACTATAAAGACGTAGGTGAAACTCAGATGCGTcttaccaagtgaaagaagctgtGTGGAAAGGCCACATACCTTGCAACCATGAGACACCGGTAAAGGTGCAGTGTGCGGCGGTAAGGTCCCTGGTTTCTGGGGCAGCGGGGGAGCCAATGAGTAGAGCATGGTAGCAAGCCTAGTGTTTGcagatgaaggaaaaataacttcGGACGTCGGGGATCCCAGGAAGGGACGCAGACTGTGGCAGGACCCTCGCCGGGTTACAAAGTGTGACGCGCCCTCACTGAAGGGGCGGGGGTCCTAAGACTCGAGGCAGAGGACCTGCACGCGCGCACCGGGCTCTAGGTGACGAAGTTGTCCCCCGCGGTGCCAGGCGAACGGTTCTGATCCTGCCGCCCCCGTACTGCAGGGGGGCACTAAGCGCATGGCTGGCGGGCGGAGGGAAGCCGGTGTTGTGTCACCGCTGAGGGGACAGTGGGCCACAGGGTGATGGCCGGTAGTGGGCGACATCAGTAAGGACTCGTGTTTAGCTGAATGTAGACCCAGTTGGTTGCCCAGAGAAATAATTCTGATTTGTGTACATGCGCGGTTTGTGCACTCGGTTGCCGACTGCCGGCCGAGGCCCAGAAGCTACGACGCCCCCGTGGCAAGGAGCACGCCGGCCCCCGGAACGCGGCTCCCGAGACCGTCCTCCGGGGACGGAGCCGGGGCCCCCACAGAAACGCCGGTCCTGGGCCTGGGCAGCAGATGCCAGGCGGGCCTGGGAGGGTCATCCAGAGCCAGAAAGAAAGTGCTCAGAAAAAAGTCAAGTGCATGCAGGTGGCGGTATGTTAAAGCTCTGATACAGGGCTCCCATGGGTCAAAGTAGGTAAATGGATACAATTtgagcaaaaaaaacaaaaaatctatgTTATTACCACACGATAACCCAAAGTATAAGATACATATTCATGAGTCCATGCTAACGTACGTAAGTGATAAAATAAacgagggagggagaagagacaaagtTGCTCATGAGGACAAATTCCAGATAAGCATAGGTGCTCCCCAGCCCTTGAGTGCAGGCTGTGTGAAGGGGACCCCCCTaagagcagagcagggagcaCACCTGACAGGTGCGTCCCAGCCGGGGGACATGAGAGAGCATGTCAGTGTGATGCGATCTCACTCCCAAAAATAAGATGGAAATCACAGAAGGCAGCAGACAGCATTCCTAAGGGTTGTCCTCCAGAGCACCTGACCATTCTTCAGACTGCGGTCCCGTCCAAAACAAGAATGCCTGAGGCGCTGTCCCAACGCAGGGGGCCAGAGGAGACTACGACTGAATGTCATGGGGCAGAAAACGGGCTTTGGATAAAAAGTGAGGAAGTCTGAAGACACAGCGGACTGTGGTTACTGTGCCCCGTGGGTTCCTGGTGACAGGCGCCCATGCTAATGCCGGGTGCTAGCGCCCACCTgggtgtggggagtggggggaccCGGTACACCCTTCACCTGGCTGACGCGTCTTGCCGGGTAACCCGAAATGCTGCCTGAGATGTGTAGCCGAGTTTGGAATCAGGAACGTgacctggggagggagggtgggcacAGGCGCCCTGAGACTTTGCCTCCCTCGTTCTGTTCCCATGGTGACTCCGAGGGTCACCCATGGCTCCAGAGCCATCGCTCGGTTACACCAGGAGGGGCACCTCCAGGCAGCCCCATGCGGACTTCCCACCTCCCCAAAGCCCAGGCTGAGCAGTGGGCACCCCATGGGCCCTCCGTGTCGGCTCCCGTGGTGGGGAAGTGGGTCCCACCCTGCTGAGCGCAGTGGTCTGCGTCCGTCTGTCCCTCCGCACCTCCCACGGTCCGGAAGCTGGCAGGAGCAGGTGGCGGCGTCCCGGCGCGAGCAGTCCACACCCCGGCCACACGGGGGGGGGTGGGCGGGCGGTGTCCTGCGGGGCCCGGCCTCACCTGTGCCCGCCGTGGACACTGGGTGCACTTAGCAGGCGGAGGCGGGTGTTTCCAGGCTGACGCCCCCAGCCTCCCGTGTGGTGTCTCGTCGTGTGTGTCGGAGCAGGGCAGCCCAGctgccaccagcagtgtgtgcGTCCTTGCCGTGGGGCTGCCGGCAGTGCAGGGACGCTGCACCCCTCGGGCCCCGTGCTGGCGGGACGGTGGTGGTGTGAGTGGGCTGTAAGCACCGCTGTCTGCATGTCCTCCTTGCTCCTGTCCCCACTCCCTCCGTGCAGGCACGTGTCTCTGTGTCCATACAGCTGTGGTTGCAGTTCATACCCTTGTCCTGTTGGGAATTAGGCCTgtgggtgttgggggaggggtgtcctTACCGTTGATCCCAGCGTCGTTCTGAGGCAGCCTCCGGGAGCCCGGGGCGGTCCCGTGTGGGGTTCCAGGTGCCCTTCAAGTGGGAAACACACGCCGCCTAAACAATGTACAGCCCCCAACCCAGAGTCTTCTCCCGAGGGCGGGTCTGCCCCTGGCCTTAAGGTGGACCTTGCAGTTGGCCTGACCAGCCCTCCCCCGaggcccagcctcctccctccctggggacGGGGGCTGTCACTGCAGCGGGCATCCTGGggtctctcccacccccagcctcccgccTGGGAGACGCACACTGAGGggctgtttgttctttgtttgcaGAGGTATTGTGGCCagtattttggttttcttatgtTTTGGAGTCACACAAGCTAAAGACGGGCCATTTTCCAGACCTCATCCAGGTAACTTGCCCTTTCTCTTTCCGTGTGCCCACGTGGTGGTGCCGTCCCGGGCAGTCGCTCTGTGTCTGTGCTGTGGGTCTGAGTGTCCTGTCCTcctcttcccagcccctcccaccagccAGGGCGCACTGTCCGCAGCCGAGGGCGAGGGCTGGCTTCCTTGCAGCCCCTCcgccttctctctacccctcaccccgACCCGCAGCTGTCCTTCCCCTCCGTTCGCCTTCCCCCCACTGCGCCGCAGGGGGCTGCTTCTGCAGACCTTGGTGCCCAGGACTGGCCAGCGAGGGCAGCCTGGGCTTCAGCTGGTAGTCCTGCCCCGCCCCCGAGGTCAGGGAGTGCCAGCCCTGGGGCTGTGAGCTGCGGAGCAGCGCCCCCGGCCCCAGTGTGTCCAGGGCTGCGGCCTCTGAGGGCAAGGCACGGTCAGCTTTCCTGAAAGGTCACAACTTAGTCACCTTTGTAACCTTAgtaatctttgtttcttttctgtcttcatagGGTGTGTATCTATTGTAGAATACCTGGaaagtacaaaaaatatttttaagtggaaacAAAAGCTACTGACAAAAAGACTCAACACACTGTTGAGTTTCAGTGTGTGTctgcacacgcatacacacagcTTTTAGAGAGCGGACTCCTGCCCCTTGCGTGGTTTTGTATCACCAACTTCCGTGCCTCGGGGGAACACGGGCCTCATTAATTAGTTTTTGACACAGCTGGATGTTTAACGGCTGCTCGTTTGAATGAATCACAGCTTCTTTCGCAGGCGTATCACTGTGTATCCCAGCATTCGTGTTCCAGCATTCATGTAGCACAAAGTCCTGGGGGCAGAAGCAGCAGGTTAGCGGGCGTGGCCACTTTAGGCCCTGCTGGAGATGACCGAACTGTCCTCTGGAAGGGGTTGGTGAGCACTGTGGCTGTGAGCTAGGCCCCCGGGTCCCCCGGGTGGCGTGGGGGCGCCTGCATGGGGAGCCTGCTCTGGCTGGTCCCGCCGGCCGCTGTGCCTCCCTCAGTGCCTGGTTGGGACGCTGACACTGGGTGACACTGCCTGGCGcctgccgggggaggggggggcagtggTGAGTGCCCAGCTGCACGGCCtggccccccagctccccacctaCCCAGTCATCTGGGCCTCAGGAGGGTCTGAACTAGCCAGGACCTAGCCAGAGcaagaaaacacttttaaaagccaccaaaaatcacagcaaaagcCTGGGTGTGATGCGTGCCCGTTGGATCAGCTGGGAAGAGTTTGGGCTACTGGAGAGGCAGAGGTGGCAAGTCGCTTGTAGGCGCTGGACCCAGCCTGGGGGGTCAGACGGGGGTGGGGCGCGGTTGCTTGgcctctgggctcctgggaggcccTGCGTCCCGTCCAGTCTGGGGTGCCGTCCCCTCTCCCAGCTAGCGTTCTGGGCTCTGCTGCGCCTACACTGGTTCCCTGCCggttgtggggggcgggggggcttgcTGCGGGGCTGCTCCGCAGCGGTGGGCAGGACGCCTCCAACTCGCCCAGTCAGAGCACAGGGGAGGTggtcccctccctgccaggcAGCACGCCGTGGGGAAGGCTTTTCTGGCTCAGAAACGAGGCACTTTGTTGGGAAACTTGAATTGGCTACAATTCCAGTTGAAACTAGCCCGTGAGAAAGGCACCCTTCTCTTCACgatttgtatttctgtgcatGGCTCCTTGTGGAGGCTGGAACATGGAGGATggtgagggctgggggagggggatgagggCTGCGGGGCGGCTGGAGGAGATGCACAGGAAGAAGGTGGGCGTGCAGGCAGGGCGGGTGCACCCGCTGCGTGTTGGGGGGCAGGGCCGGCCAGAGGCCGTCTGACCAGGGGCGGGAGCGGTGGGCTGAGGGTAGACAGCTCAGGGTCACAGGGTCATGAGTAAGGTGCCCTCTGTGGCTGTGGGTGAGTGCTCCAGGGAAGGTACCCTGAGTTGCTTTACCACAGGCCCTTTTAGATCCTGCTGCAGCCCTTGACCAGAGAGAACTTTCCAGGCTTTTCACAGACTCCAGGGCAGCAAAGCTAGTTGGTCACATCCACTGTTTACTCCACATCCTGGAGGCACTTGAGCAAACGGTCCTTCGTGCTCAGCCTGTGCGAGCCGCGAGCGGGGTTTTCAGGAACCCGAGGGCACTGGCGGGGCCCCGGAGCCTCCGCATGCACTGCCCCCCAAGACCCCGTGGGAGCTGCCCGAGGCCGGCACCCTCGGAGCACCCCACATTAGTAAGCACCACTGTTTTTACTCAAAGGAAATAGTTTTTAAGACTAAGTTGGTGGTTTTTCTTTAAGCAAACACAAGCAAAGGCAAAGTAGGTATTTTAGGCCTGTATTAAACAGGAATGTCAGGATTTCTGGAAGGTGGAAgttctcatttgtattttttttttaagtttaaagttttatttattttgagagaacacacacgagtggaaggggctgagggagagagaactccaagcagaccccatgctgctggtgcagagcccggcgcggggcttgatctcatgaacctgagatcgtgacctgcgcgGCACCAAGAGCCGAGTGGCCCCTGGCATTTGTGTCTCAGAGCGATGGTTGGGGCGCTCCCCCTGCCGTCACGTCCCCCCTGGTAAAAGCCCGAGCCTTCCATTTCCAGGTGCGAAGGCCAGGGGGTGCGGGGGGGCCCTGGCTGAGAAGAGGAGTTTGAGGGACAAGTTCCTTTTCCTCAGCTTTATCAAGATTTCGTCGACCAGTCACAGCGTGTGGGTTTAAGGTAGACGAGACGCTGGACAGACATGTGCGCTGTCACATGGCCCCTGTGAGGTGACCCGCCCCCCGCCCGTCACCGCACAGGGTGAGGTTCATGTAAGACCCCCCAGCTGTGAAGGGCCTCTTCCGGGGCCCCCTGAGAGAGGCAGGCGGGGGCGGCCCCGCGGGCCAGGCCATGTTGGTGTAACTCGCCGTGCGGGGTCAGGGGGCGCCTCCAGCAGAAACGCGACAGCGGTCAGGTGCCTCAGCGGGCGGGGCGGCGCGGGAAGCCCCGGGCGCTGGCTGGGGGCGTCGGGGGGCCGCGCCCCTGACCCGCGCCCTCTGTCTCGCAGCGTACTGGAGGTTCTGGCTCTGCGTCAGCGTGGTCTACGAGCTGTTTCTCATCTTCATACTCTTCCAGGTGAGCGGCCTCCTCAGGTAGTCTGGGAGCGTGGCTCATGCCGTGGCCCCAGGTGAGTGACGGGTGTCGGAGGAGGCTTCGCCCATCAGCCCCTCCGGAGCTCTGGCAGGAAGCAAGGCTGGACCCCCCACAGAAGTGGGCAGAGGCCGGAGGGGGGCCTCCACTGTGGGAAGGCTGCGAGCACTGCGCCTCAGCACCTCTACCCTGAGCGTGGGGCAGCGTGTGGGCCCTGCCCAGACGCTGGTCAGTGAGGGAGGACCGGGCCGGACACCTGCTGGGCGGCGTGGGTCCCACCCTGGGGACCCATGGCACCCCAGCTAGTCAGTGCTGGCTTCTAGTCCCGGTGGCTTCTCCCTCGAGTGTGCTTTGTGCAGGGTGGTCAGGAGGGAGGCTGGAAAGTTCTCCGTAAACTGTGGGTCAGGACCTGTGGCGCTGACGTCTGTTTTATCGGTCGCTCTGCTAGCCCCACCGGCACTGGACGGGCCACCTGTGCTTCCGTGTTCCCAGGCCCACAGCTCCCGTCAGCTGGGACCGCTCGCGGTTTATCGACTACTTTCTGAGCGTGGCGTCCAGCTCCGCGTGCTGCCGCCTGTGTGCGTGGGCCCGCGTGCAGGACACAGCTAGCAGTGGCTTGCGTCCCCCTCCGCCACCCAGTCACACTCCGCAGGGACCCCCGGGGCAGTCTCGCTCCTGCCTCCTGGGTCCCTGAAAGGGTTCCGGGTCGTGTGCTGTCTCCCGCTGGGCAGGGGCGGCCTCGGCGCCGGAGCCATTTCCTGAGTGGGGCTGCTCGCGCCTAAGGAGTGGCCCCACTGCCCCCTGGCACGACTGGGTGGAGCTCCCGCCACCAGACCCTCAGCAGCCCCTCTGCTTGTCGGGTCTTTACTGAGGCCGCTTTCGAAGGGTGTCCACACTTCTGGCCTTGTTTGGTTTCTGGAAGGGGTAGGCTGCCCCATGCAGCAAGGGTCGGCCTCGGTGTGGAGCTGGCACTGTGGAGCCGCCCTGCTCTGGGGGTGCAGCCTCAGATCTGTGGCGTCCAGGTCAGTTGTGGCTGATGTCATGGTCCGGGTCACTTCCACAGACCCCGAGCTGGGGACAGGGTCAAGTTGCAGGACAAGGCAGTGCATCTGTCTGGCACAGACATGATGTGGGTCTGAGGCCACAGACGTCTGTCACCCTTCCTCACCCTCTTCGTCCCTCGGCTGGTACTTGGGGCAGGAGTGAGGGGATGGTGTCCTGACCGCAGGCATCCTGGGGCCGCTCCTCATGGGCTGGTGGCCAGAGGGGGCCTGAGTGGGGGATGAGGCTCTGTCTGCTTCAGGCGGCCTTCCCTCCGTGCGGCCCCGGAAGTCTCTTGGGCGCCAAGGCCAGAAGGGGCGGTTCACTGCGGTGGGTGTCTGTGCCTGGAAAGGCTGCCCTGATGTCCTGCTGCTTCTGGGCGGGGCCGTGGAGAGCAAGACCAGAGACCTGAGCCCCCACCCtgtgacccccacccccgcagcctCCGCTCGGGGGCGTGGCGCATCTCCCTGGACTCGGGACCTCCCGCCCCCACCAAGTCTGCCCGGCCTTGTCCCGCAGGGGGTTTGCCCCCGCTCAGCAGAGGTGTCCTCTACACACCCCAGGCCACACACGCTCTCGGGACTTGAGGCCCATTTTCCCATTGCCGCCAGCAGCGTGTGGCCCCACTGACCAGGGCACTGGCCTTGCAGACTGTCCAGGACGGCCGCCAGTTCCTGAAGTATGTGGACCCCAGGCTGGGAGTCCCATTGCCGGAGAGGGACTACGGGGGAAACTGCCTCATCTACGATGCAGACAACGCGAGTGACCCCTTCCACAACGTCTGGGTACGGTGGgcccagccccccaggcgctgATCTGTCCTGCGTGTTTCTGGGACCCTGTCGTTCCGCAGATTGGATGGGGTCGGGGTGGCACTGGCCCTCCTGGGCGctggcctccctcctgcctgACCCAGGCTCCCTTCAGCTTAGCCCACTCGGAGCAGGGTCCATGCAGCCCCCATGTGGAGCAGCCCCCCGCCTCAGCCTGAGACCTGCTCTCCTCGGTGGTCGGGGCATGCTGTCTGCATGCGTGCGGGGTCCCAGCTTTGTCCTGGGGTCCGGTCAGCACTGCTCAGAGAGGCAGGAGCCGGGCCCAGGTGCTCGTGGGCAAAGAGGGACCAGTGGCTGTGGGCCGTGCGTGAGGCCAGTGTCCTGTCTCCACAGGACAAGCTGGATGGCTTTGTGCCTGCGCACTTTCTTGGCTGGTACCTGAAGGTAAGGTGACCTTGTCATCAGAAGGACCTCCTGCTTTCCCAGTCTGCCCTGTGCTCTGAAGCCGTCTCCCAGGTGACGTTCGGAGCGGTGGAGTGCGGAGGCGCGGGTCTGGGGCCCACGGCTCAGGCCAGGCGGCTGTCCAGAGAGTTCACACAGCTGCTTGGGCACCCTGGGTCCTGGCCGCAACCCGCACCTGTCCTTGGGGTGGTGGCCTCCGAGCAGTGCCTTGCCCTGCTCCTGAGGGGGCTGGGTGCattccccgccccacccccccaccggaGGGGCTGACTCTCTGCTGCGGCCCGCAGACCCTGATGATCCGCGACTGGTGGATGTGCACGATCGTGAGCGTGATGTTCGAGTTCCTCGAGTACAGCCTGGAGCACCAGCTGCCCAACTTCAGCGAGTGCTGGTGGGACCACGTAGGTGCTGGTGATGGGACCACGTAGGGGCCGGGGGGTCACGTAGGAGCCGGGGGGACCACGTGGGTGCCGGCGGTGGGGTCACATAGGTGCCAGAAGCCGCCCTGGGGGGTTGAGGGCAGGATGGGACCAGGGCCACGGGCACCCACCACCTCCTTGGCTTCTGCCCCCAGTGGATCATGGATGTGCTCGTTTGCAATGGGCTGGGCATCTACTGCGGCATGAAGACTCTTGAGTGGCTGTCTTTGAAGACATACAAGTGGCAGGGTCTCTGGAACATTCCAACCTACAAGTATGGCTCTCGAGCTGCCCTGGTCCGTGCGGGGAGGGATGTCAGCCCGACCCCCACCCTGTCTCAACTCTCTTCATCCCCTACCGGCCTTTCTCAGAGGCCCCCTGGGGTCTCCCCTCCTGGAGTTGCTCTCCATAGCTGACCTGGGAGGGTGCTGGGGAGTTGGTCTCCCACCGACCTCGGGCCCCTGGGCTGACAGGCACCCATGCTCCCAGGGGCAAGATGAAGAGGATCGCCTTCCAGTTCACGCCGTACAGCTGGGTCCGCTTCGAGTGGAAGCCCGCCTCCAGCCTGCGCCGCTGGCTGGCCGTGTGCGGCATCATCCTGGTGGTAAGGCTGGCCAGTCTCGTGTGCGCGCCTCCGGGGCAGCCCGACTCGCCACCCaccttcctctgtccccccagTTTCTGTTGGCAGAATTGAACACGTTCTACCTGAAGTTCGTGCTGTGGATGCCCCCCGAGCACTACCTGGTCCTCCTGCGGCTGGTCTTCTTCGTGAATGTGGGCGGTGTGGCCATGCGGGAGATCTACGACTTCATGGATGACCCGTGAGGCccgagggggggggcgggggggcgcccTGGGCACACCGGGCGTCGCTGCCCCCCAGGCACAGCTGCGGCGCCCTCAGCCGAGTGCCCTCCCCTGCAGGAAGCCCCACAAGAAGCTAGGCCAGCAGGCCTGGCTGGTGGCGGCCATCACGGTCACAGAGCTGCTCATCGTCGCGAAGTACGACCCGCATACGCTCACGCTGTCCCTGCCCTTCTACATCTCCCAGTGCTGGACGCTCGGCTCTGTGCTCGTGCTCACCTGGACCGTCTGGCGCTTCTTCTTGCGGTGAGTGCCGTGTTCCGGAGGAGCGAGCGCTCGGCGGCCGTGGTGCCAGCGTGAGGGCTGTGTTGGGCTGGTGTCTGGTCGTGCAGCCCCTGCCTGTGGCTCGGTGGGCGTCCCTGTGAGGGGCGGCTTCATAGGACCTCCATGGGCCGGCTGGCAGTGACACGGCCCCCGCTCTCCCCAGGGACATCACCCTGAGGTACAAGGAGACCCGGCGGCAGAAGCAGCAGAGCAGGGGTGACCAGGGCAGAGCTATGGGCGACACGGATGGACACCTGCCTGGGCCGGAAGACCCCCCAGGGCCTGCAGAGCCCGAGAGGGAGGGGGTGCCAGCCCCAAACTGATGCACCTCACAactgcccagagcccaggcctgcTGGAACCTTCTGACAGGCCTCAGCCCttgcagttttattttccctttctcccatgCACATGGCTGGGCTCTGCAGGGTACAGGTGCCCTCTGACCCAggcgcgtgcatgtgtgcgtgcgtgtgtgtgtgtgtggtgtgcacacgtgtgctccCGGGCCTGACCAGTGTGGCTGGGCTTGCTCTGGGCAGCCGGTGCCCTCCCCTGTTGCACCGTCAGCCTGCCGGCCTCTGGGCCGCATGAGCCCTCAGCACCCAGACGGCCCCGGCCCAGCAGAGGCGTCACCGTGCCTTCCTCTGCCCCGTGGGCCCCCGGCCACTCAGAAGCCCCGACGGCACCTCACTGGATCCCCATCTGCTCCCTGACGGCACATGTGAAGGACGGCCATCCGACGGCCCCCCGAGATGGCGGAGAAGGGGCAGGTCTAAGCAGGCAGCCCTGAGCCGTTTCCTGGGGAGGCTTCATCTGACCCAGCAAACCTGGGGGTGTGAACGGGGCCGGAGGTCACTGGATTGGCCCCTTGAGGAACATGGAGTCGGAAACTCAAAGGCCTTGTGCCTGAGGTcgggaggaggggtagagggtCCTCTTCAAGAGCAAACAGAACAAGTAAAGCAGTGGTACAGGTCCCTTAGCAGCTCCTGCCCCTGGGGATCATGTGCCCAACGCAGGTGTtgcccagggggtggggggcaggcaggagctGCTCGGCCTGGGCAGATGTGCAGAGGGCCGGCCCCCGGGAGCTGCTTCTGGGGGTCGTGACGGAGGCCGCCGCACGAATCCAGTGGGGGAGCCCTAAGAGAAGCGCCGCGCTGTGACATTGACAGTGGGCCTGGTGGGGACCCAACAAGAAGGACAAGCACTCCTGCCAAAAAAAGTGCTTTAATAAAGCGTCTCAAACTCTCCTGCAGAAGTCCGTTGATGGGAACAGCGTCTTCATTCTCAGCCCGGAAgcctggagggaggaggtgcCCTGGGCCTCTCAGGAGATAATCCGCAGGCCTGGCCTGCGTTCTGTCAGGGCCCTGAGGGCGTCCTCGGTCTGCTGCGTCCAGTAGATGTCATACAGGCTACGAGGGCCGAGAGGAGGCGGGGTCACGGCCTTGCAGactgcccccagcccccggccccacGCCCCACGCCCCACTCACACCAGCTGCTCCAGCGCACAATCAGGCCGCTCCAGGCTCTCCATCAGCCGCCGGATGCCCAGGTCGTCCATGCAGTTGTTGCTGAGGTCCAGCTCCCGCAGGCTGCGGCCAGCCGCCAGGAGCGCGGCCAGGCTGGTGCAGCCGCTGTTGGCCACATCACAGTCCCCCAGCCTGGGCAGACAGCGGGGGGCAGGTCAGGGCCAGAGGGTCCGCCACAGAATAGAGGGGCAGGGGTGTCCGCGCACCATGATGTCTGTCCACAGACAGGACGTGCACGGGAGCCCTGAAGCATGTGTGCACATAGTGCACCGAGACCTCGGGGTCAGAGCCGTTCCCCAAACCTCGAGCTTGGGAGCACATCCAGCTCCGACCCAGCAGCTGGCCCTCGGCAGATCCCCCACCAGATGTGGAA is part of the Suricata suricatta isolate VVHF042 chromosome 11, meerkat_22Aug2017_6uvM2_HiC, whole genome shotgun sequence genome and encodes:
- the PTDSS2 gene encoding phosphatidylserine synthase 2 isoform X2, whose translation is MRRGERRGAGGPRPGSPVPSGKASLEEPPDGAPAGRASGQDAGRRSTESEVYDDGTNTFFWRAHTLTVLFILTCVLGYVTLLEETPRDTAYNTKRGIVASILVFLCFGVTQAKDGPFSRPHPAYWRFWLCVSVVYELFLIFILFQRVAPLTRALALQTVQDGRQFLKYVDPRLGVPLPERDYGGNCLIYDADNASDPFHNVWDKLDGFVPAHFLGWYLKTLMIRDWWMCTIVSVMFEFLEYSLEHQLPNFSECWWDHWIMDVLVCNGLGIYCGMKTLEWLSLKTYKWQGLWNIPTYKGKMKRIAFQFTPYSWVRFEWKPASSLRRWLAVCGIILVFLLAELNTFYLKFVLWMPPEHYLVLLRLVFFVNVGGVAMREIYDFMDDPKPHKKLGQQAWLVAAITVTELLIVAKYDPHTLTLSLPFYISQCWTLGSVLVLTWTVWRFFLRDITLRYKETRRQKQQSRGDQGRAMGDTDGHLPGPEDPPGPAEPEREGVPAPN
- the PTDSS2 gene encoding phosphatidylserine synthase 2 isoform X1; its protein translation is MRRGERRGAGGPRPGSPVPSGKASLEEPPDGAPAGRASGQDAGRRSTESEVYDDGTNTFFWRAHTLTVLFILTCVLGYVTLLEETPRDTAYNTKRGIVASILVFLCFGVTQAKDGPFSRPHPAYWRFWLCVSVVYELFLIFILFQQRVAPLTRALALQTVQDGRQFLKYVDPRLGVPLPERDYGGNCLIYDADNASDPFHNVWDKLDGFVPAHFLGWYLKTLMIRDWWMCTIVSVMFEFLEYSLEHQLPNFSECWWDHWIMDVLVCNGLGIYCGMKTLEWLSLKTYKWQGLWNIPTYKGKMKRIAFQFTPYSWVRFEWKPASSLRRWLAVCGIILVFLLAELNTFYLKFVLWMPPEHYLVLLRLVFFVNVGGVAMREIYDFMDDPKPHKKLGQQAWLVAAITVTELLIVAKYDPHTLTLSLPFYISQCWTLGSVLVLTWTVWRFFLRDITLRYKETRRQKQQSRGDQGRAMGDTDGHLPGPEDPPGPAEPEREGVPAPN
- the PTDSS2 gene encoding phosphatidylserine synthase 2 isoform X3; amino-acid sequence: MRRGERRGAGGPRPGSPVPSGKASLEEPPDGAPAGRASGQDAGRRSTESEVYDDGTNTFFWRAHTLTVLFILTCVLGYVTLLEETPRDTAYNTKRGIVASILVFLCFGVTQAKDGPFSRPHPAYWRFWLCVSVVYELFLIFILFQTVQDGRQFLKYVDPRLGVPLPERDYGGNCLIYDADNASDPFHNVWDKLDGFVPAHFLGWYLKTLMIRDWWMCTIVSVMFEFLEYSLEHQLPNFSECWWDHWIMDVLVCNGLGIYCGMKTLEWLSLKTYKWQGLWNIPTYKGKMKRIAFQFTPYSWVRFEWKPASSLRRWLAVCGIILVFLLAELNTFYLKFVLWMPPEHYLVLLRLVFFVNVGGVAMREIYDFMDDPKPHKKLGQQAWLVAAITVTELLIVAKYDPHTLTLSLPFYISQCWTLGSVLVLTWTVWRFFLRDITLRYKETRRQKQQSRGDQGRAMGDTDGHLPGPEDPPGPAEPEREGVPAPN